The following proteins are co-located in the Aggregatibacter aphrophilus ATCC 33389 genome:
- a CDS encoding class I adenylate cyclase encodes MKFDLNKAKKRVDYLDKLRIQRALSDTPESFQQVFKLIPLLLHFNHPNLPGYVPDAPTGIANFCPNKFQQEYLSHILDTENIKNFLKKHRTFESETILGVYVMGSIASIAQTPQSDLDIWLCHREDLSPSTRKLLQQKAECIQQWAKRFNVEINFYLMDQKRFRCFRYSDPIDSENCGSAQYMLLLDEFYRSVIRLAGKPLLWLHLLIENEADYEAEIERLTQTQQLDLNDWVDFGGLGTLSANEYFGATLWQLYKGIDYPYKSLLKILLLETYSWRYPNTYLISREFKQALLNGELKEEHEFDPYLAMLQRVTAYLTNQKEYKRLDFVRCCFYIKVHQNEVEPGKSNWRLDALLKLTQQWGWNCGQLELLNQRQDWKIKQTKKMHNDLIKFLMLSYRNLVNFARKHQVNVSIMPQDMSILTRKLYTAFEELPGKVTLLNPQLAVDLSERHLTFIEVHNNHQFKDGWYVINQTPDIRGFSRSRYTEYNESLNKLVAWAYFNRLLTANTELFIASENVELKTLRQFVTDLRLTFPIEAPLASNSDLSHPCEIRSLAVIINLTQDPTRHLTEIKPSIQSSDLFSFGPNEESLVGSIDLTYRNVWNEVRTLHFEGPNAILLALKVLSNKIYRGAPLPKLVQVFCYSRYYRRALRRIVTTLINKCISIQIGATQPPKNNLLRVAGKNWQFFFEERGISLQEIHNAELPKTRQLDTALNYKVNATYPAMVKHHKYPHEIDMFASEGFLQFFFEDNPNGSFNVYILDELNRIEVYRNCDGTKDKKIHEINRIYQSSGLDENENPYKIVQRDFNYPQFYQLLTTKDGITIVPFHSRLALA; translated from the coding sequence TTGAAGTTTGATCTCAATAAAGCTAAAAAACGCGTGGACTATTTAGATAAGTTGCGCATTCAGCGAGCTTTATCAGATACACCTGAATCCTTTCAACAGGTTTTCAAGCTCATCCCGTTGTTGCTCCATTTTAATCATCCGAATTTACCTGGCTATGTTCCTGATGCTCCAACAGGGATTGCTAATTTCTGTCCGAATAAATTCCAACAGGAATACCTTTCTCATATTCTCGATACGGAAAACATTAAAAACTTTTTAAAAAAGCACCGTACTTTCGAGTCTGAAACTATCCTTGGCGTCTATGTTATGGGCAGCATTGCTTCCATTGCCCAAACGCCACAATCTGATTTGGACATTTGGCTTTGTCATCGAGAAGACTTGAGCCCGTCAACGCGCAAACTCTTACAACAAAAGGCCGAATGTATTCAACAATGGGCAAAGCGGTTTAACGTAGAAATTAATTTCTATTTGATGGATCAAAAACGTTTCCGTTGCTTCCGTTATTCCGATCCTATTGATAGCGAGAACTGTGGTTCAGCACAATACATGTTGTTACTTGATGAATTTTACCGTTCTGTGATTCGCCTTGCGGGTAAACCGTTATTATGGCTGCATTTACTCATTGAAAATGAAGCTGACTACGAAGCGGAAATCGAACGCTTAACGCAAACGCAACAACTAGATTTAAACGATTGGGTTGATTTCGGCGGTTTAGGCACATTGTCTGCCAATGAATATTTTGGTGCAACCTTATGGCAGTTATACAAAGGGATTGATTATCCTTATAAATCCCTGCTCAAAATTTTGTTATTGGAAACCTATTCTTGGCGTTATCCGAACACCTATTTGATTTCTCGCGAATTCAAGCAAGCCTTGCTGAATGGTGAACTAAAAGAGGAGCATGAATTTGATCCCTATTTGGCCATGTTGCAACGGGTAACAGCCTATTTAACCAACCAAAAAGAATATAAACGACTGGATTTCGTGCGTTGTTGTTTTTATATCAAAGTCCATCAAAATGAAGTGGAGCCGGGCAAAAGCAATTGGCGTTTGGATGCCTTACTCAAACTCACTCAACAATGGGGCTGGAATTGTGGACAATTAGAGTTATTAAATCAACGTCAAGACTGGAAAATTAAACAAACCAAGAAAATGCATAATGACTTGATTAAGTTCTTGATGTTGAGCTATCGCAATTTAGTGAATTTTGCCCGCAAACATCAGGTAAATGTTAGCATTATGCCGCAAGATATGAGCATATTAACCCGTAAACTTTATACTGCGTTTGAAGAATTGCCGGGTAAAGTCACGTTGCTCAATCCGCAGCTTGCAGTGGATTTATCAGAACGTCATCTCACCTTTATTGAAGTGCACAATAACCATCAATTTAAAGACGGTTGGTATGTGATTAACCAAACACCGGATATTCGTGGTTTTAGCCGTTCACGTTATACGGAATATAACGAAAGTCTAAATAAATTAGTGGCTTGGGCTTATTTCAACCGCCTACTGACCGCCAATACTGAGCTGTTTATTGCCAGTGAAAATGTCGAACTCAAGACCCTACGTCAGTTTGTCACTGACCTACGCTTGACTTTCCCTATTGAAGCACCACTCGCCAGTAACTCCGATCTCAGCCATCCTTGCGAAATTCGTAGTCTCGCAGTCATCATTAATTTGACCCAAGATCCGACCCGGCATTTAACGGAAATTAAGCCGAGTATTCAATCCAGTGACTTATTCAGTTTCGGGCCGAATGAAGAAAGTTTGGTCGGTAGCATTGATCTCACTTATCGCAATGTCTGGAACGAAGTCCGGACATTACATTTTGAAGGACCAAATGCCATTTTGTTGGCATTAAAAGTGCTTTCTAACAAAATTTATCGAGGAGCGCCATTGCCGAAACTGGTGCAGGTATTTTGTTACAGTCGTTATTATCGTCGCGCCTTGCGTCGTATTGTGACTACCTTAATCAATAAATGTATCAGTATTCAAATCGGTGCCACCCAGCCACCAAAAAATAATTTATTGCGTGTTGCGGGAAAAAACTGGCAATTCTTCTTTGAAGAGCGCGGCATCAGTCTGCAAGAAATTCACAATGCCGAACTCCCTAAAACGAGACAACTTGACACCGCACTTAACTATAAAGTGAATGCCACTTACCCGGCTATGGTGAAACACCATAAATACCCTCATGAAATCGATATGTTTGCCAGCGAGGGGTTCTTGCAATTCTTCTTTGAAGATAATCCGAATGGTAGCTTCAATGTGTACATTTTAGATGAGCTGAATCGTATCGAGGTTTATCGCAACTGTGATGGCACGAAAGATAAAAAAATTCACGAAATTAACCGAATTTATCAATCTTCAGGCTTGGATGAAAATGAGAATCCGTATAAAATCGTACAACGTGATTTCAATTATCCACAATTTTACCAACTATTAACGACAAAAGACGGGATCACTATCGTGCCGTTCCATAGTCGCCTAGCCTTAGCTTAA
- the narL gene encoding two-component system response regulator NarL encodes MTDKLKVLIIDDHPLMRRGIKQLVELEEGFEVVGGAGNGSEGINLALKTSPDLIILDLNMKGLSGLDTLKALRAEGVDARIVILTVSDAKSDIFTLIDAGADGYLLKDTEPDTLLSQLKRIAQGEVILSDSIKNLLIERQSSQEPIYSLTDREMDVLRLIATGLSNKQIAGQLFISEETVKVHIRNLLRKLNVHSRVAATVLYFEHKNG; translated from the coding sequence ATGACTGATAAATTAAAAGTATTAATTATTGACGATCATCCGTTAATGCGTCGAGGAATCAAACAACTTGTTGAATTGGAAGAAGGTTTTGAAGTAGTAGGTGGTGCAGGAAATGGCAGTGAAGGCATCAACTTGGCATTAAAAACCTCGCCTGATCTCATTATTTTAGATCTGAATATGAAAGGGTTGTCCGGCTTAGACACGCTAAAAGCCCTAAGAGCCGAAGGCGTGGATGCGCGAATTGTGATCTTAACCGTATCTGACGCTAAAAGTGACATTTTCACCTTAATTGATGCCGGTGCCGACGGTTATTTATTAAAAGACACCGAACCCGACACTTTGCTTTCCCAGCTTAAACGCATCGCACAAGGCGAAGTGATTTTAAGCGACTCCATTAAAAACTTACTGATTGAACGTCAATCTTCCCAAGAGCCGATTTATTCCTTAACGGATCGTGAAATGGATGTGCTACGTTTAATCGCTACTGGTCTATCCAATAAACAAATCGCCGGTCAATTATTCATTTCGGAAGAAACCGTAAAAGTACATATCCGCAATCTATTACGCAAACTCAACGTACATTCCCGCGTGGCTGCCACTGTGTTGTATTTTGAACATAAAAACGGGTAA
- a CDS encoding uroporphyrinogen-III synthase encodes MAVLVTRPDERGQQLVDMLAKAGVVAIHLPLFNIEAGAELNGLPNKFAQLKAGDYVFAVSKSAVDFADKALKNTGFVWRDDLQYFTVGQGTAQHFAMITTLAVHYPITQENSEGVLQLAAMQNLQGKTILILRGNGGRELLSEQAQQRGANVEIVECYRREPIVYNSTETSLCKRAGVQTIVATSAEILTQLVDFVPQNEHNWLKSCQLITVSERISHLAQALGWQNVIVSPRADNQTLLQTLLQCR; translated from the coding sequence ATGGCCGTTTTGGTAACTCGTCCTGATGAACGCGGGCAACAGTTGGTTGATATGTTGGCAAAGGCCGGAGTGGTTGCCATTCATTTGCCCTTATTTAATATTGAAGCCGGCGCAGAACTGAATGGGTTACCGAACAAATTTGCACAATTGAAAGCAGGTGATTATGTGTTTGCTGTCTCGAAAAGTGCGGTGGATTTTGCCGACAAAGCGTTAAAAAACACCGGCTTTGTATGGCGTGATGATTTGCAATATTTCACAGTTGGGCAAGGTACGGCACAGCATTTTGCGATGATAACGACCTTAGCGGTGCATTATCCTATAACTCAAGAAAATAGTGAGGGTGTGTTACAACTTGCTGCAATGCAGAATTTACAAGGCAAAACGATATTAATTTTACGCGGTAACGGCGGACGTGAGTTACTCTCAGAACAAGCGCAACAACGCGGTGCTAACGTTGAGATTGTCGAATGTTATCGAAGAGAACCTATTGTTTATAATAGTACGGAGACCAGTCTTTGTAAGCGTGCCGGTGTTCAAACCATTGTGGCTACCAGCGCGGAAATCCTGACACAATTAGTGGATTTTGTACCACAAAATGAACATAATTGGTTAAAAAGTTGTCAACTTATTACAGTGAGTGAGAGAATTTCCCATTTGGCGCAGGCGTTAGGCTGGCAGAATGTGATTGTTTCACCTCGTGCGGATAATCAAACGTTATTACAAACTTTGCTACAATGTCGTTAA
- the tamB gene encoding autotransporter assembly complex protein TamB, which translates to MTEHTEQASQTEKPKTKKKSLWRRVICIISAVIFLPVFTLLGLLATQSGQHKLIQWTDALFDELSIEQIEGNLSEGLVLKNLRFHTAGMNTQVTAARLQMQLSCLWHLDLCIDDVTLQQPTIQIDTASLPPSEDKLNTENAPMKRIQLPIGIAIHQLAIHDLSLIIDKHKMTLGTFQTAASLNNETGLTLAPTNIHDFAFISATGDNTENETKPQPQARSNKPIDWVSLEQTLSQPLLTDLGQIELPFDMHIQGIHGKNWQYQALNTKGESELEIQVTSAELLADATDDKVQLQTFDVKSSLGDVQANGQLQLQEDFPLQLKLNADLQTLKQNNAVLLTATKVNLELSGMLKKQTALLFQTQGVLDAELHVETQLATPKTPLNLKLAIARGQYPFEGKDPLKIKGVNLAINGDLLASQIQLNGAVSGMGIPVNSLDLQAVGHLSNIEINHLKLNALDGSAELKGDVNWRDGVEWDSHLQLAKMNLGTYLSAFPAVLSGQLSSQGKANQRGWQVAVPQLDIQGTLAQRPLTLRGDLTADDQQGLNIPKLSLTYGENKINAQGAIGKQSDFTLNINAPNLRGLWADLSAGFSGKIKLNGDITHPLIYVDLIGNQIAFQHMHLNQAVVKGQINGAERIKGQLDIHLNGFNYNDINVNQVKLSATGDEQKHSLQLISDGDPLAANLNLTGNFDRTLQRWQGTLSQFMIKSEFGNFQTNHNVAVTFDNKTTETAISAHCWIHSNTDVCFPHAFKVGVNGDVPFEIKRFDFALVNKILVQELLTGNLTGKGRVAWFSNKPLSAELQLKGNHLSLTQKLDRRTIKLDFPQISLNGNLTNNNLALKSEVNVQNQGKISTDLTLQDIPNGRKLGGSFHIHNLDLSLANQLLANDEKVNGELKTNLTLGGNLNAPTLNGSINLNKLTAQIHSLPFDIKDSELALHFAGTSSTLKGYLQTEDSRLNLSGDANWKNINDWYTRLHAQADQFKVNIPSMARLKISPDVEISASPKLLELSGNVDIPWARIAIEALPDSAVAVSSDEVILDGNTPRKLPQTIPSETKGGMEIRSDLKIKIGDDVSLNAYGLKTHLHGLLSVQQEKGNLGLYGEVNLKNGHYASFGQDLLIRKGLISFVGQPSQPSLNIEAIRNPEAMEDSSITAGIKVTGIATAPSVTIFSEPGMPQDQALSYILTGRSLENSSDSTSSGSVGAALLGMGLAKTGNVVGGIGKAFGIKDLNLGTQGVGDSSKVVVSGSITPRLQVKYGVGLFDGLAEVTLRYRLLPQLYVQSVSGVNQAFDLLYQFEF; encoded by the coding sequence ATGACAGAACATACGGAACAAGCATCTCAAACCGAAAAACCAAAAACAAAGAAAAAATCCCTTTGGCGTCGTGTTATATGCATCATAAGTGCGGTCATTTTTTTGCCCGTTTTTACGCTACTTGGTCTGCTCGCTACGCAAAGCGGACAACATAAACTCATCCAATGGACCGATGCCCTGTTTGATGAACTTTCTATTGAACAGATAGAGGGGAATTTGAGCGAAGGGTTGGTGCTAAAGAATCTCCGTTTCCATACGGCCGGTATGAACACACAAGTGACAGCAGCCCGCCTACAAATGCAACTAAGCTGTTTATGGCATTTGGATCTTTGTATTGACGATGTCACCTTACAACAACCTACCATTCAAATTGACACAGCTTCATTGCCCCCCTCGGAAGACAAGCTGAACACTGAAAATGCACCGATGAAGCGGATTCAACTGCCTATCGGCATAGCCATTCATCAGCTTGCTATTCACGATCTGAGCCTAATCATTGATAAGCATAAAATGACCTTGGGTACCTTTCAAACAGCTGCGTCTCTGAATAATGAAACCGGTTTAACGTTGGCACCGACAAACATTCACGATTTTGCTTTTATCAGCGCAACCGGTGATAACACAGAAAACGAAACCAAGCCGCAACCCCAAGCGAGATCAAACAAACCCATTGATTGGGTAAGCTTAGAACAAACCCTTAGCCAACCGCTTCTTACCGATTTAGGACAAATCGAGTTGCCTTTTGATATGCATATTCAAGGTATTCACGGCAAAAATTGGCAATACCAAGCCCTTAACACAAAAGGCGAAAGTGAATTAGAGATTCAAGTCACCTCCGCAGAACTCTTGGCGGATGCTACCGACGATAAGGTGCAATTGCAGACATTTGATGTGAAAAGTTCGCTCGGCGATGTACAGGCAAACGGGCAACTACAGCTTCAAGAAGACTTTCCGCTACAACTGAAGCTCAACGCCGATTTGCAAACCTTAAAACAGAATAATGCGGTGTTGTTGACGGCAACGAAAGTGAATTTAGAACTGTCAGGAATGCTAAAAAAACAGACCGCACTTTTGTTTCAAACTCAAGGCGTGTTAGATGCTGAACTCCATGTAGAGACCCAACTTGCCACCCCAAAAACGCCGTTAAACTTGAAATTAGCCATTGCTCGTGGGCAATATCCGTTTGAAGGAAAAGATCCGTTAAAAATAAAAGGCGTTAATTTAGCCATAAACGGCGATCTATTAGCCTCTCAAATTCAGTTAAACGGCGCTGTCAGTGGCATGGGTATTCCTGTCAACAGTCTTGATTTACAGGCTGTCGGCCATTTATCCAACATTGAAATAAATCATTTGAAACTCAACGCGTTAGATGGTTCAGCCGAACTTAAAGGCGATGTCAATTGGCGCGATGGGGTGGAGTGGGACAGTCACCTACAATTAGCCAAAATGAATCTCGGCACTTATTTATCGGCCTTCCCGGCAGTGCTATCCGGCCAATTAAGCTCACAAGGCAAAGCCAATCAACGCGGTTGGCAGGTGGCCGTACCGCAATTAGACATTCAAGGCACGCTTGCACAACGTCCACTCACCTTGCGAGGAGACTTAACCGCCGATGACCAACAAGGTTTAAATATCCCTAAGTTATCATTAACTTATGGTGAAAATAAGATTAATGCGCAAGGGGCTATCGGTAAACAATCAGATTTCACTTTGAATATTAACGCCCCGAATTTACGCGGGTTGTGGGCGGATTTATCTGCAGGATTCAGCGGTAAAATAAAATTAAACGGCGATATCACTCACCCTTTGATTTATGTAGATCTCATCGGCAATCAGATTGCTTTTCAGCACATGCATTTGAATCAAGCCGTAGTAAAAGGACAAATCAACGGTGCGGAGCGCATTAAAGGTCAGTTGGATATTCACCTAAATGGTTTTAACTATAACGATATTAATGTCAACCAAGTCAAACTTTCTGCCACAGGGGATGAGCAAAAACATTCACTACAACTGATTTCCGATGGAGATCCGCTAGCCGCAAACCTCAATTTAACCGGAAATTTTGACCGCACTTTACAGCGTTGGCAAGGCACCTTAAGCCAATTCATGATTAAATCGGAATTTGGCAATTTCCAAACAAATCATAATGTTGCGGTAACCTTTGATAATAAAACAACGGAAACGGCAATCTCCGCCCACTGCTGGATTCACAGCAACACGGATGTCTGTTTCCCGCACGCCTTCAAAGTGGGCGTCAACGGCGATGTACCATTTGAAATCAAACGTTTTGACTTCGCGTTAGTGAATAAAATCTTGGTGCAGGAGCTACTCACAGGGAATTTGACCGGCAAAGGACGCGTGGCTTGGTTTAGCAATAAGCCGCTGTCGGCGGAATTACAACTGAAGGGGAATCATCTCTCCCTTACTCAAAAACTGGATCGTCGCACAATCAAATTAGATTTTCCGCAAATAAGCCTTAACGGAAATTTAACCAATAATAACTTGGCTCTCAAATCAGAAGTGAACGTTCAAAACCAAGGCAAAATCAGCACTGATTTAACATTACAAGATATCCCCAATGGACGTAAATTAGGTGGTTCCTTTCATATTCACAACCTAGATTTAAGCCTCGCCAATCAATTGCTGGCCAATGATGAAAAAGTCAACGGCGAACTCAAAACCAACCTGACATTAGGCGGTAACCTGAATGCACCAACCTTAAATGGAAGCATCAATTTAAATAAACTCACAGCCCAAATTCATTCCCTGCCGTTTGATATTAAAGACAGCGAACTGGCATTACACTTTGCCGGCACCAGCTCTACCTTAAAAGGTTACTTACAAACGGAAGATAGCCGACTCAATCTTAGTGGCGATGCCAACTGGAAAAATATCAATGATTGGTACACCCGCCTGCACGCCCAAGCGGATCAATTTAAGGTGAATATTCCGTCCATGGCGAGATTAAAAATCAGTCCGGATGTGGAAATCAGCGCCTCACCGAAATTATTAGAATTATCCGGTAACGTGGATATTCCATGGGCTCGAATTGCGATTGAAGCCTTACCTGACAGCGCAGTAGCAGTGAGTTCCGATGAGGTTATTTTAGACGGCAATACGCCAAGAAAATTGCCTCAAACCATCCCTTCAGAAACGAAGGGCGGCATGGAAATCAGATCGGATCTAAAAATCAAGATTGGCGATGATGTGAGCCTGAACGCTTACGGCTTAAAAACCCATCTGCACGGTTTATTATCCGTTCAGCAAGAAAAGGGCAATTTAGGGTTATATGGTGAAGTTAATTTGAAAAATGGTCACTATGCTTCTTTTGGTCAAGATTTATTAATTCGCAAAGGATTAATCAGTTTTGTAGGACAACCATCACAACCATCTTTAAACATTGAAGCCATTCGTAATCCGGAAGCTATGGAAGACAGTAGCATTACCGCTGGAATAAAAGTGACCGGCATTGCCACAGCACCAAGTGTGACTATTTTCTCCGAACCTGGAATGCCACAAGATCAGGCACTTTCCTACATTTTAACCGGTCGTTCCTTAGAAAACAGCAGTGATTCAACTTCTAGTGGTTCCGTAGGTGCCGCGCTATTAGGTATGGGATTGGCAAAAACAGGTAATGTCGTCGGTGGCATTGGCAAAGCATTCGGTATCAAAGACCTTAACCTCGGTACACAAGGGGTTGGCGATAGCTCAAAAGTAGTGGTGAGCGGCAGTATTACTCCACGTTTGCAAGTGAAATACGGCGTTGGGCTATTTGACGGCTTAGCCGAAGTAACATTGCGTTATCGCTTGTTGCCACAACTTTATGTACAATCCGTCTCAGGTGTTAATCAGGCTTTTGACTTACTCTATCAGTTTGAATTTTAG
- the tamA gene encoding autotransporter assembly complex protein TamA, with product MTDLKKFFENPPHFTLQGLSLKGTLQTFNFGVNMKQSGNKITDWLVRTILFCCLFWQPLAWAEHGVDLQINGIKDKKLDENVRIYVDAIEKEERDGSEHYQELVRQAVNKGLRAFGYYENTVSFTLKNRTKPNKPQLIAHVNVGKPVRIAATDVVIEGDAKGDPEFTKLETQVPKAGTILNHETYDDYKSKLQQLALTRGYFDAEFINSRLEVMPSIYQAWWKLNFDSHKRYHYGQINFLHAQIREEYLRNMLNIKPGEDYLLNDLSTLNNNYSSTNWFSSVLLQPHLKEETKTVDLDVLLYPRKKNIMSVGIGYSTDVGPRLQWSWTKPWINDRGHSVRSNIYLSSPKQTIELTYKQPLLKNPLNYYYEYSAGFENENKNDTKTTASTFAALRYWNHPTGWQYSLGLRVRHDSFTQADISDKTLLLYPTASLTRTRLRGGAFPDWGDSQRITVDLGRKLWLSDVDFFKIQGSTAWIRTYAQNHRFLTRLEVGILNTANIHRIPPALRFFAGGDRSVRGYGYKKISPKDRNGKLIGGSRLLTGSVEYQYQVYQDWWLATFVDSGLAANSFNPNELRYGTGVGVRWASPVGAIKFDIATPVHDKDNSKNIQFYIGLGAEI from the coding sequence TTGACCGACCTCAAGAAATTTTTTGAAAATCCACCGCACTTTACATTGCAGGGCCTTAGCCTAAAAGGTACACTACAAACGTTTAATTTTGGGGTAAATATGAAGCAATCAGGCAATAAAATAACAGATTGGTTAGTTCGTACAATTTTATTCTGTTGTCTCTTTTGGCAACCGTTGGCATGGGCCGAGCATGGTGTAGATTTGCAAATTAACGGCATCAAAGACAAAAAACTCGATGAAAATGTACGTATTTATGTAGATGCCATTGAAAAAGAAGAAAGAGACGGTTCAGAACACTATCAAGAGTTAGTTCGTCAGGCAGTGAATAAAGGCTTACGTGCCTTTGGTTATTATGAAAACACTGTCAGCTTTACATTAAAAAATCGTACTAAGCCCAATAAACCACAACTGATTGCCCATGTGAATGTCGGCAAACCCGTCCGAATTGCTGCCACCGATGTCGTTATTGAAGGTGACGCCAAAGGTGATCCCGAATTTACCAAATTAGAAACACAAGTCCCAAAAGCCGGCACCATTCTTAATCACGAAACCTACGACGATTATAAAAGTAAGCTCCAGCAATTAGCCTTAACCCGAGGTTATTTCGATGCGGAATTTATCAATTCGCGATTAGAAGTCATGCCTTCCATTTATCAAGCATGGTGGAAACTCAATTTTGATAGCCACAAACGTTATCATTACGGTCAAATTAACTTCCTGCACGCGCAAATTCGTGAAGAATATTTGCGCAATATGTTGAATATTAAACCCGGTGAAGATTATTTATTGAATGATCTTTCTACACTCAACAACAACTATTCTTCCACAAACTGGTTTAGTTCTGTGTTATTGCAACCCCACCTCAAAGAGGAAACCAAAACAGTTGATTTAGACGTGCTACTGTATCCGCGCAAAAAAAATATTATGAGTGTCGGGATAGGCTACTCCACTGATGTTGGCCCTCGCCTACAATGGAGTTGGACAAAACCTTGGATTAACGATCGCGGGCATAGCGTTAGAAGCAATATTTATCTTTCTTCACCGAAACAAACCATTGAATTAACTTACAAACAACCGTTGTTAAAAAACCCGTTGAATTATTATTATGAATATTCAGCAGGTTTCGAAAATGAAAATAAAAATGACACCAAAACCACAGCCTCGACTTTCGCGGCCCTGCGTTATTGGAACCACCCTACCGGCTGGCAATATTCTCTCGGTTTACGGGTGCGTCATGATTCCTTTACGCAAGCGGATATTTCCGACAAAACTTTACTGCTCTACCCAACGGCATCTTTAACCCGTACTCGTTTACGCGGCGGCGCGTTTCCTGACTGGGGAGACTCGCAACGGATTACTGTAGATTTAGGGCGTAAACTTTGGTTATCGGACGTGGATTTTTTCAAAATTCAAGGTTCTACTGCCTGGATTCGAACCTACGCGCAAAACCACCGTTTTCTGACCCGTTTAGAGGTCGGCATACTGAACACCGCCAATATCCACCGCATTCCACCCGCCTTGCGTTTCTTTGCTGGCGGCGATCGTAGTGTGCGCGGCTACGGATACAAAAAAATCTCACCGAAAGATCGCAACGGCAAGCTCATCGGTGGTTCACGCTTACTTACCGGCTCCGTCGAATATCAATATCAGGTTTATCAAGATTGGTGGCTGGCCACATTTGTAGATAGCGGGTTGGCGGCTAATTCTTTTAATCCGAACGAATTACGTTATGGCACCGGTGTTGGTGTGCGTTGGGCATCGCCTGTCGGAGCAATTAAATTTGATATTGCCACGCCAGTGCACGATAAAGACAACAGTAAAAATATTCAATTTTATATCGGGCTTGGCGCCGAAATATAA
- the hemC gene encoding hydroxymethylbilane synthase, with product MFEKTLKIATRQSPLALWQANYVKDRLQQLYPDLIVELVPMVTKGDVILDSPLAKIGGKGLFVKELENALLNKEADIAVHSMKDVPMQFPEGLGLAVICKREDPRDAFVSNSYRTFAELPQGAVVGTSSLRRQCQLKALRPDLDIRSLRGNVGTRLSKLDNGDYDAIILASAGLIRLGLADRIASFIEVEQSLPAAGQGAVGIECRTDDVQVQKLLAPLADAETTCCVLAERAMNNHLQGGCQVPIGGYAVLQQEQLYLRALVGNVDGSQIIRAEGKSAVKNADVLGVQIAEQLLAQGADKILQSIYS from the coding sequence ATGTTTGAAAAAACCTTGAAAATTGCCACCCGCCAAAGTCCGTTGGCGTTATGGCAAGCAAATTATGTGAAAGACCGTCTGCAACAGTTATATCCCGATTTAATCGTCGAATTGGTGCCAATGGTGACAAAAGGCGATGTCATTTTGGATTCACCGCTGGCAAAAATTGGTGGCAAAGGGTTATTTGTCAAAGAGTTAGAAAATGCCTTGTTAAATAAGGAAGCGGATATTGCTGTGCACTCCATGAAAGATGTACCGATGCAATTTCCCGAAGGGTTGGGGTTAGCAGTAATTTGCAAACGTGAAGATCCGCGTGATGCATTTGTTTCTAATTCTTACCGCACTTTTGCTGAGTTGCCGCAAGGTGCGGTGGTCGGAACATCGAGTTTGCGTCGTCAATGTCAATTGAAAGCTTTACGCCCTGATTTGGATATTCGTTCTTTGCGCGGCAATGTGGGGACGCGTTTAAGTAAGTTAGATAACGGCGATTATGACGCGATTATTTTAGCTTCTGCCGGCCTCATTCGTTTAGGTTTGGCAGATCGTATCGCGTCTTTTATTGAAGTCGAACAATCCTTACCCGCAGCCGGACAAGGTGCCGTTGGGATTGAATGTCGTACTGATGATGTTCAAGTGCAAAAATTGTTAGCGCCGTTAGCTGATGCGGAAACCACTTGTTGTGTGCTGGCGGAACGCGCCATGAATAATCATTTGCAGGGTGGTTGCCAAGTGCCGATTGGCGGTTATGCAGTGTTGCAACAGGAGCAATTGTATTTAAGAGCCTTAGTAGGTAATGTTGACGGCTCACAAATTATTCGGGCGGAAGGCAAAAGTGCGGTGAAAAATGCGGACGTTTTAGGTGTGCAAATTGCCGAACAGCTTTTGGCACAAGGTGCCGACAAAATTTTGCAGTCGATTTACTCATAG